TTAACTTCTGGCTACAACTAATTGCACAAAAAGTGAATTTTATTACTCGGTTAAAAAAGGGAGCAGCAATTCATGTCGAGCAGGTATTTACAGATAGCTTTTCTTTACGTGACCGTCTGATACGTCTTGGCTCTGGCACTAAGAAAACTCCGTTTATTACTTTACGTCTGGTCGAAGTTCGTTCAGCTAAGACCTGGCATTCTTATTTAACAAGTGTGCTTGAACCTACAGTTTTACCACCATACGTTGTGGCTGATTTGTACCGTCGAAGATGGAGAATTGAAGATGCTTTTAATACTGTAAAGCGGCTCTTAGGTTTAAGTTATTTATGGACTGGTTCTGTTAATGGTGTTCAATTGCAGATTTGGGGTACTTGGTTATTTTATGCTGTGTTAGTTGATTTAGGTGATGCTGTCGCCGACGAACTTTCTCTACCTTTTGACTCCATTTCTCTAGAGATGATTTATCGCGGTCTTTATCATTTTTATGTTGCTCATCAAAAAGGTAAGGCAACTGACCCTATCAAATACTTTGCTGCACCAGAAAATCAAGATTTAGGCATTGTTAAACGACAACGAAAACCAAACATGTTGCTCATCGTTGCTCCTTTCCCTGATCAACAACGAGGCACACCTGAATTTTTCTTTCAGCCACCTTCTCAAATCCCCTTGACAACTGCCTCACAACCTTAACTTGTGACCAATGGGTTTGACAAACTCCAGTAAAAAAGAAGTATTCAAGCAAATTACTGTGGACTTGACTCCCGATGAAGCTCAAAACTTAGAAAAATATTGTGAGCAAACTGGCCAAGCAGTCACAAATGTGATTGAAGAACTCATTCGGGGGTTATCTGTGACTTAAATTTTCCAGACAACTCTGCAAATTTAAGGTCGAGGAAATCCTCAATGCAATGGGGAGCAAACACAAACCAAGTGTTGCTACTACTCAGATCTCGTAGTAGCTAATCCTCGAATCAGTTCCCTAATCACATCTGTTGCTGGCCTTCCTGTCTGATCACAATACTTTTCCAAATTTTTGGCTTCGTTTAATGCCAGGTTGATGGTTATTCGCTTGACCGCCCATTTTTTATTCATGCTATAAATCTGGTTGTATTGGATAAAACTACAGAAATTCTTATTTATTCAGACCGATATCTGTCTATAAAATTGGCGCTTGTACGCAATTGTGCGGAGGAGGGTTGATTTACCCAAAAATAGCTAAAAAAGTAAAACTTTCCTTTAATGAGCTATCCTCAGAAACAATGAAGAGTTTGATTCGCCTCGGTATGAGTTGAAGCATATTGCCTCTTCATAACTTTTTAAACATTGTTTTCAAGGTTCCGAGTTTTCTGTTGTCCCTGGTATTTAGTTCAAGTGCTAAATTTCTTATTGAGAATATTACCACTCAAGTCAACCATCAGCCAAATATGAGGTCAGAGCCAGATATTTTTTAAATTAGCACAATGATGTAAATAACTATGGTGGCAAGTTTGATTTAGATTGATAAAACCATCCATAAATAAATAAATACGCACAAAACTAAGGATTAATTGAGAAAAAGTCCTTTTCACTGAATCTGTTCTGGCTGAGACTATCTGTGGCGGCTGTTTTCTTTTAGTCGTGAATTTATGTATGAAAAAGGTTAGTTAATTTTATTTTATAGTTAAGTAGTTTTATATTAAAATAAATGATTAAAAATATCCCCGGTATGAATACCGGGGATATTTTTAATCATTCATGAATGCAAATAAAACAAGCGTTGCGTAAAGATTAAGCTTCCAGATAAACCAACAAAGCTAAATTTGGTGCATTAAACTGTGAGAAATTGCAAAAAAGCCAAGACAACAAGAAAAAACTTGAGAATGTTTGGATGATGTATAAGTTATGAGTAATGCTTAATTTTGGCTTTTTAAAACTCCTATTTCTTGTTGTATTGGCAAAACATCTAAAATATCAGTCTGGGAACAATATTTCAGGTCTTCATAGCATTCCAGGCGTAATAATCGTTTGCCGTGACTAGCATGATGAAATAATCCCAATAAATTATCTTGCCACTGAGTGTAAAGTGCGATCGCACCAATCAATTCATCATTACCCGCTAGTTCATCGGGTGACACATGAGATTTTTCGCCGATACTATGAGCGATCGCACCAGCACAAACTGTATCTTCTAAGGCAAAACTCCCTTCCCAACCAGAACCAACAATCCAGACTGTTTCTGGCTGTTTTGCTAAAAGATATTTTACTATTGCGCCTCGGTTGATCAAGGCGGCTGCTAGTACAGCCGGAGAGTTTTGTATGCGTTGTAAAGCACGAGTACCATTAGTAGTACTAATAAACAGGCGACGACCATGCACTAGCTCTGGTGTACAGTCTAGGGGAGAGTTACCGAGTTCAAAGCCAGTAACTTTGGCTCCGCCACGTTCTCCGGCTCTTAAACGTTTTTCTGCTGGCCATTGTTCGCTAACTTCTATGAGATTGTCTAAATCGCTGAAGACTTGTACTGCTTCGCCTCCAGCCGCTAAGACTGTGGCGATTGTGCTAGTGGCTCGCAAGACATCGACTGCGATCGCGCAGTCTGGAATTTCATCTTTAGGAGTTAATTCCGGAGTGTGGTATACGAATAACTTCACGCGCTGGATACACCTGCTCTAAATATTATTGTCGAGATACATTCTAATTTGTGTTAATAGCCATAATGACAATTTAAGCAATAGGAATTTCTAGAGGTTATGGCAAGATGTTGATCAATGAGGGCAAAAAACCTTAACTTTAACTGTTACTTAACTGTTGTTTAAGATGGCGTATGGCGGCGCTGGTGTTGCGTTGATAGGCAATTTGCACACATTGGGAGATGGCGCTGTGCAAATCAAATTCTGGAAAATAGCGACTCTGGGTTTGCAGTTGGTAATTGGTTCCCTGCAATTGGTAAATCAATAACTGCTGTTTTTTGAATAACCAAACTTCTGGAACACGATAAGGCAGATAATCTTGCACATCGGAATAACTAGTGACATCAATTTCAATTACCAAATCAGGCGGGGGATCTTGTCCCCAGTCAATCCGCTTTTTACCTGAAACAGCTTGCCAATTATCAATGTAAAAACAATAGTCAGGCTCAATACCACTTTCTTCTGGTAAAGTCATAGTCACAGGGGTAAACGCATCATATTCCCTGTCATCGCGATCTAACAAAGCCTTCACAATATCTGCTACTAAATTGGCATCTCGTCCATGTACAGGCAAAGGTGACATTAGTAATACTTCTCCATCACGATATTTAATGCGGGGAATTGAGCCATCTCCCCGTTGTTCACAGAGGCGCTGATACTCTTGCCAAGTAGCAGGTAGGCGCACCACAGAACCAGCAGGTAATTGAACTTTGTCATCAGAGACTAAGGCAAACATAATTGCAGATCCTTTGAGTGGTAGTGAAGGACAATGATTATGAAGATTTGCGATGGTATTTGTAAAGGTGCGATCGCTTGATTGATTTAATGGAATCAGAGATGTAAAGAGCAAGCGATTATAATAACTCTACCTTGGTTTCTCAAGAGGGGAATTTTGCGTTAAATCTGCCACTCTCAACTCTAGGATCTAAAATCGACATGGCACCTTTACCCGATTACCGCCCAAAACAACTGTCTGTAGGCCCTTTAGAGGCAGAAATTTTAAATATTGTCTGGGAACTTGGTTCCGCAACAGTTAAAGATGTACACGATCGCATTTTGGCTGATCCTAACCGAGAATTAGCTTATACTTCTGTCACTACAGTGCTGCGTCGCCTCACAGACAAAGGTTGGCTGGCTTGCGATAAACAAGGACGAGCCTTTTATTGGCGACCATTGCTAAGTAAGCAACAAGCTCAAGTCATTAAAGCTCATGATCAATTACAACGATTTTTAGCAGTGGGTAATCCCGATGTGATCGCTGCTTTTGCCGATAGTCTGGATGAAACTGCGAGTCAGCAAATAGAAGCGATCGCCAAGCGCATTCAAGCTGCACGTCAAGCCAGGGAGGAACAATAATGCACTTAGTCATGATTTTGACTGCTGTGACAGTCTCTTGGATATTGAGATGCTCTTGGGTGAATACTCCAGGTAATTGGAATGTGCGGTGGCGGAAAGCTCTATTTATCTTTCTGTTTCCGCCTTTGTTGCTATTCATGACAGCGATTTCTGTGCTGTTTATGGGGCCTCAAGGTAAAATGGGTGGAGCCTATACAGGCTGGTTGAGCTATGACTTAGCATTTATCACCCTGGGTTATTTTGCCTTTTTAGGCATTAAATTAACTTTGCAAGGTTGGCAGTCTGTAGAATCTGCCCGCAATTCTCCCTTAGTCAATCTTGATGGTAAATTAGTCAGACTACTGAACACACCAGCATTGTTCGCTGGTCAAATTGGTTTTTGGCAACCAGAATTAGTAGTTAGTCAAGGATTGCTACAAACTCTTTCACCTGCTCATGTAGAAAGTGTCTTAGCACATGAGCAAGGACATCATTATTACAGGGATACATTTTGGTTTTTCTGGCTGGGTTGGGTGCGTTCTTGTACTGCTTACTTACCTCATACTGATGAATTATGGCAAGAATTATTGGTGTTGAGAGAACTCCGTGCAGATAGTTACGCTGTATCTCAAGTAGATCCATTACTGTTAGCAGAATCACTCGTGTTGGTTGTGAGTCAAACTTCTGTCTTACCAGAATCTGAGGTTTGCTGTGCAGCTTTGGATAGTAGTGTAGGCGATCGCCTCGAACAAAGAATCGATGCTTTACTTGCACCACCAGAACCTGCGCTAAATATGAACTGGCAATCTTCTTCAGGATTCCTCCTAGCATTTTTACCATTATTAACTGTCTTATTTCATACCTAAGCATGAGGTTTCTGCACTTATAGCCAAGATGTCTGCAATAGTTCCCCTAAAGATTTTTGCTGGAAGTGTAGGTGCAGATAAAAATTATTTTTTTATAGATAAGTTTTGTGGAGACCTTGATATATCAAGGTCTCCATTACTTTGTGTCTACTGAAAGACCAATTATTTCCAACTTGGGGAGGATGTAAGTGATACTCTAGTTTTATAGTGTCTTAAGTAGTGTTGCGTAAAAAAGGAACATATACTCATGCTTATATTAATGCAAGCAGCAGATTCAGTCGCTACAGGCGGAGGTAATTTTCCCTTTGCTTTTACATTGGTGTATGTAGTTGGTTTTATTGCTGCTGTCACCATTGGTTCTATTGCTTGGTACAATTCCAAACGCCCAGTTGGTTGGGAAAGTAAAGATCGTCCCGACTTTGTACCCAAAGTAGACAAAGAAGAAACTCCGGGTGTAGGTGAACCAAAGGCATAATAAGTCAATAGTCAACAGTCAACGGTCAATGGTGAGTTAGTGCTGTTGTCGGGTTTCCCGACAAGTGTGCGTAGCGTTAGCGACGCAGAAGCGTCACCCAAAGGGTCAAAGTTTTAGAATTGGGAATCGAGACTTTTGACCTTTGACTATGGACTCTTGACTATGGACTTACAGTGTTAATTTTGAACCTCGACCCAACGCCGATAAAGCTTTTGAATTTGTTTAAGCAACGCATTATGAACTGGTTGTTGGGCTGATTCTTGTTCGGCTAAACCCTGAAGTTGTGTTAAAAGTCTGGCTTCTTCGGTGGCGACTTCTCCATCGCTATAAATTAAGCCACTAATAGCTTCAATGAGACTTTCGCAATCTTCCAGGCTAGGGCGATCGCCTAAATATTCTTTCACCCAGGCATAACATTCTTTTGGTTGCACGGGTACTAATTCGTACAACCAAGGCTTGATTTCTGGATCGGTAGCCAAACCTTTTGCTTGTGCAATTTCGCGGAGATACTGTCGTTCCTCTGGCTGAATTATCCCATCAATCCAAGCGGCTCCAATCAAGATTTTAACTAAGTTCTTTACATTAGAATCAGTAACCATTGCTGCCTCCTGTGGTAGATTGGGGCTTCAATCAAATCGTACAATCCCTGGTAGTGATCACCCGGAATCATTAGTTTTTCTTAAGCGCACCATAAAAAAGCCGTCCATATCCCAACGGTGAGGCCAAACTTTCAGCCAGCCTTGAGGTGTGGAATAAACAGAGTAGGGTGAACCAACTGCGGGAGGCTCAATTTGCCATTCAGGATTCTCCGCTAAAAATCCCGAAATTACCGCTTCATTTTCTGCTAGATGCAGTGTACAGGTGGCATAAACAAGTACACCACCATTTTTGACAAAATTTGATGTATGTGACAGTAATTGCTTTTGCAGCAGTGACAGTTGTTGAATAGATTCTGGTGTTTGTCGCCAACGTGCATCGGCGTGACGATGTAAGGTTCCCAAACCAGAACATGGTGCATCTAACAACACGCGATCGCCAATATTGTAAAATTGCAGCAAGTTGCGACTGTCGCCAGTGCAAATTTCAATGGAGTGCAAATTTAGCCGCCGCGCATTTTCTTGGAGTTTTCGCAGTCGAGAAGCAGTGCGATCGCACGCCCAAATTTTACCTTGATCCTGCATCAACTCTGCAATGTGCGTTGTTTTTCCCCCAGGTGCTGCACAGGTATCAATCACCACCTCACCCGGTTGAGGATCGAGTAAATGACTCACCAGTTGAGCGCTTGCGTCTTGGACAACCCACCAACCTTCAGTAAATCCTGGTAGATTTTGTATTCCTCCGGTACTGCTAGTTAACCGTAAGGCTTGGGGTAAATGGGGAATTCTGTTAGCTAAAATTCCCGCCGATGCTAGGGCTGTTTCTACTTGTTCTAGATTAGTGCGTAAGGGATTAATGCGGAGGTCGATTGTTGGTGTTTGGTTCATCCATTCACAGAGTTTTTCTGTTTCCGCCAAACCAATTTGGTCTAACCAAACCTGAATTATCCAGTCGGGAAAACTATGTAAAATCCCTAAACGTTCTACAGGGTTTTCTGGTAATTTCAAAGGTTCAGGAGATTTCTCTACAAGACGAAGATACTGGCGTAACAAACCATTGACAAAACCCGTAAGTCCAGAAAAACCATTTTCCTTAGCGAGTTCAACAGTAGTATTCACAGCCGCTGAGGGAGGAATTCGTTCTTGGTAGCGGAGTTGGTAAAAACCTAGATGCAGGATGGTACGCAGTTCTGGTGGTTGGTGAGATTTTTTTGTGGCTAGTTGGTCAATGAGTGCATCGAGGGTGCGTTGTCTGCGGACACTGCCATAAACTAATTCTGTGGCTAGACGGCGATCGCTATCTGGCAATTTAAATTTTCGCAACACTCTATCAAGGGCAACATCAGCATAAGCCCCTTTGTGAACATCTCGTAAGGCGATAAAAGCTATTTGGCGGGGGTTAGTCATAAGTCAATACAGTTCAGTTAAGGTTTTGATCCCCCCTAGCCCCCCTTAAAAAGGGGGGAATTATAATCTTGAAGTCCCCCTTTTTAAGGGGGATTTAGGGGGATCTTCAATGTCTAACATCACTAACTGAACCGTATTGGGTCATAAGTTTCCATCTACCCCCCTTAGACTCGGCAGGGCTGTATTATTCTATCAGCGTTGTTCACTGATTTAACAACCGCTTCAATTCCGCGTCAGAGAAGGGATTTTGACCAGCTTTTAACTCCTTCACCCAGCGTTGGCGTTGGGCTTTACTTTCTTTACTATCAGTCTTGGCGATGAAGGCTTCAAAGTCAGTTATTGCGCCTGGGATGTCGCCTGTTAACGCCCTAGCTAAACCGCGACTATCACGAATATTGCCATCATTCGGTGCAAGGGTGACGGCTTTTTCACAGGCGAATAATACTAGCTGGGCTTGTTTGCGTAGACTACCTTGGAGGCAAAGTGTATGCCAAGCATCGGCGGAGATTTCGATTTTGGGATCTAACTTTTGGGCTGCGGCGTAAGCTGTGACGGCTTCTTGTACTTTATTTTTGGTTACAAGTTCCTGACCTTCTTCTAGTTTGCGTTGTGCTTTGCCTTTCATCACAAACTCTGTGGCTTTGGCTTGGGGGTCAAAGTTTAATTGCTTGTCCCATTGCTGGGCTTTGTGGAACTTGGCAACAGCAGCGTTAATATCATCATTTTGAGCTAACTTTTCACCTTGGCTAACTAACACAGTAGCGGCTTTAAGTAACGGAGATGAAGTTTGGCATTCTTTGACTTCTTCTAATGTTTCGGGATGGGCAATAAGGTAGTTATTTAGCAAAGTGCAACCACTATCTAATAAGTTATCAAGATTTAAATCCCAAAGTTTGATGGTGTTGTCAAGACTGCCAGAAGCCAGGGTTTTGCCGTCGGGGCTGAAGCTGACGCTATTGACTGAATTGCTATGACCGCTCAGGGTTTTCAGAGGTTTACCTGTGCTGATATCCCAAAGTTTGATGGTCTTGTCCCAACTGCCAGAAGCCAGGGTTTTGCCGTCGGGGCTGAAGCTGACGCTAATGACCGGACTGCTATGACCGCTCAGAGTTTGCAGCAGTTTACCTGTGCTGACATCCCAAAGTTTGATGGTGTTGTCAACACTGCCCGAAGCCAGGGTTTTGCCATCGGGGCTGAAGTTGACGCTCCAGACCTGACTGCTATGACCGTTGAGGGTTTTCAGGAATTTACCTGTGGTGACATCCCAAAGTTTGATGGTGTTGTCACCACTGCCAGAAGCCAGGATTTTGCAGTCGGGGCTGAAGCTGATGCTAATGACCGAATTGCTATGACCGCTGAGAGTTTTGAGAACTTTGCCTGTACTCACATCCCAGAGTTTGATGGTGCTGTCATAACTGCTCGAAGCCAGGGTCTTGCCGTCGGGGCTGAAGCTGATGCTAATGACCGGACTACTATGACCGTTCAGGGTTTTGAGAACTTTGCCTGTGCTGACATCCCAAAGTTTGATGGTGTTGTCACCACTGCCCGAAGCCAGGGTCTTGCCGTCGGGGCTGAAGCTGACGCTATTGACATAACTGCTATGACCGCTGAGGGTTTTCAGGAATTTAGCTAATGACCGGACTACTATGACCGCTGAGGGTTTTCAGCAGTTTACCTGTACTGACATCCCAAACTTTGATGGTGTTGTCAGCACTGCCCGAAGCCAGGGTCTTGCCGTCGGGGCTGAAGCTGACGCTATTGACATAACTGCTATGACCGCTGAGGGTTTTCAGGAATTTACCTGTGCTGACATCCCAAAGTTTGATGGTGTTGTCACCACTGCCCGAAGCCAGGGTCTTGCCGTCGGGGCTGAAGCTGACACTCCAGACCGAATTACTATGACCGTTCAGGGTTTTTAGAAGTTTACCTGTGCTGACATCCCAAACTTTGATGGTGTTGTCAGCACTGCCCGAAGCCAGTGTCTTGCCGCCGGGGCTGAAGCTGAGGCTATAGCCCGGACTG
This window of the Nostoc sp. HK-01 genome carries:
- a CDS encoding transposase, IS4, with product MSSSRKTNRDHAKKKQRPMMEDEVIASQLEQLLTPAITSQENYYRQLGLRDRILNLPLMVAAVLTLLWRDVAGATELTRMLAREGFLWCKPLEVSQQAISQRFLTFPAQLFERVFKDLVPKLQDSWQRRSRRKVPQSVQFTKSKFEKIWIVDCSILEALFQKLDSLKDAPPGKLAGKICTVIDLVNFLPVEIWFNENARSADTNFESDILKSADPHTLLLLDRGFYHFNFWLQLIAQKVNFITRLKKGAAIHVEQVFTDSFSLRDRLIRLGSGTKKTPFITLRLVEVRSAKTWHSYLTSVLEPTVLPPYVVADLYRRRWRIEDAFNTVKRLLGLSYLWTGSVNGVQLQIWGTWLFYAVLVDLGDAVADELSLPFDSISLEMIYRGLYHFYVAHQKGKATDPIKYFAAPENQDLGIVKRQRKPNMLLIVAPFPDQQRGTPEFFFQPPSQIPLTTASQP
- a CDS encoding transcriptional repressor, CopY family protein yields the protein MAPLPDYRPKQLSVGPLEAEILNIVWELGSATVKDVHDRILADPNRELAYTSVTTVLRRLTDKGWLACDKQGRAFYWRPLLSKQQAQVIKAHDQLQRFLAVGNPDVIAAFADSLDETASQQIEAIAKRIQAARQAREEQ
- a CDS encoding Fmu, rRNA SAM-dependent methyltransferase; amino-acid sequence: MTNPRQIAFIALRDVHKGAYADVALDRVLRKFKLPDSDRRLATELVYGSVRRQRTLDALIDQLATKKSHQPPELRTILHLGFYQLRYQERIPPSAAVNTTVELAKENGFSGLTGFVNGLLRQYLRLVEKSPEPLKLPENPVERLGILHSFPDWIIQVWLDQIGLAETEKLCEWMNQTPTIDLRINPLRTNLEQVETALASAGILANRIPHLPQALRLTSSTGGIQNLPGFTEGWWVVQDASAQLVSHLLDPQPGEVVIDTCAAPGGKTTHIAELMQDQGKIWACDRTASRLRKLQENARRLNLHSIEICTGDSRNLLQFYNIGDRVLLDAPCSGLGTLHRHADARWRQTPESIQQLSLLQKQLLSHTSNFVKNGGVLVYATCTLHLAENEAVISGFLAENPEWQIEPPAVGSPYSVYSTPQGWLKVWPHRWDMDGFFMVRLRKTNDSG
- a CDS encoding WD-40 repeat-containing protein — translated: MLNNYLIAHPETLEEVKECQTSSPLLKAATVLVSQGEKLAQNDDINAAVAKFHKAQQWDKQLNFDPQAKATEFVMKGKAQRKLEEGQELVTKNKVQEAVTAYAAAQKLDPKIEISADAWHTLCLQGSLRKQAQLVLFACEKAVTLAPNDGNIRDSRGLARALTGDIPGAITDFEAFIAKTDSKESKAQRQRWVKELKAGQNPFSDAELKRLLNQ